The following coding sequences are from one Schizosaccharomyces osmophilus chromosome 1, complete sequence window:
- the mcb1 gene encoding MCM binding protein-like protein Mcb1 gives MVAQLSEVFLKDPQSFLQKIQDASLSNPGKPDLQGSLGIEEAVSDLFLNKDELEKIPNFASCNPNELRSGQLLRLQGMIQDTNFGHEFFAGAIKMNDQYWRGCRYILSCSEDESYVDENKMVLDERYSLFLTNIPGELKSNKVDSLDSEEENEPYKDLIMKYSNRTLGKEDFGFCVKCYGGMETRLRVCQAVDMLGMYEEPSEYSDGLPILHLITFEDFRQPSSITYPSEEEAEHLRSKLLTQFNKILGDNVASESLLLCLLSNVVHRADSFIVGSFNLNLTNCTPERASRIISLLKYLTKRTVVQKVDINELNREPLYPRSDGDTLSIGRLQLTPGTLLILDETELSSGTLNDTGVRNVAFLSFLLSQQEITFAYPFSSYNIQTDVRIIVLSHGKSILPVNAVYTSKFDEALMSSETSLSSDDLEGLSNYLNLWTRATDIPTDMLEFIQSNYVHSRRSGLQTNEKVLSIEINCSRLYAKSLASNLVSRQHFEQASSLVEQWTIP, from the exons ATGGTAGCCCAATTATCCgaagtttttttaaaagaccCACAatcgtttcttcaaaagattcaagATGCGTCTCTGTCAAATCCAGGTAAACCGGATCTTCAAGGCAGTTTAGGGATTGAGGAGGCGGTTTCcgatttatttttaaataaagatgaattagaaaaa ATCCCAAATTTTGCCAGTTGTAATCCTAACGAGCTAAGATCCGGGCAATTGCTTAGATTACAAGGAATGATTCAAGATACAAACTTTGGACATGAGTTTTTTGCAGGAGCAATCAAAATGAACGATCAATATTGGCGAGGATGTCGCTACATTCTCAGTTGCAGTGAAGATGAATCCTATGTGGATGAGAACAAAATGGTGCTTGACGAACGATactctttgtttttaacTAATATTCCTGGCGAGCTGAAATCCAACAAAGTAGATTCCTTGGattcagaagaagagaatgaGCCGTATAAAGATCTGATCATGAAGTATTCCAATAGAACACTGGGAAAGGAAGATTTTGGCTTTTGCGTAAAATGCTATGGTGGAATGGAAACTCGACTTCGTGTTTGTCAAGCTGTCGACATGCTTGGTATGTACGAGGAGCCAAGCGAATATTCTGATGGGcttccaattcttcatttaattACATTTGAAGATTTCAGGCAACCTTCTTCCATCACGTATCCATCTGAGGAAGAAGCTGAACATCTACGGTCAAAGCTGCTTACTcaattcaacaaaatattAGGAGATAATGTGGCATCCGAGTCGTTgctgctttgtttactctCCAACGTCGTTCATAGGGCAGACAGCTTTATTGTTGGgtcttttaatttaaaCTTGACGAATTGCACACCAGAGCGTGCGTCAAGGATAATAAGccttttaaaatatttgaCAAAAAGAACTGTTGTACAAAAAGTAGACATCAATGAACTAAACAGGGAGCCACTATATCCCCGAAGTGATGGGGACACTCTATCGATCGGTCGTTTGCAATTGACACCAGGAACGTTATTGATTTTAGATGAGACAGAACTTTCGAGCGGCACCTTGAATGATACAGGCGTTCGTAACGTCGCATTTTTATCCTTTCTCCTTTCTCAACAAGAGATTACGTTTGCCTATCCCTTTAGTAGTTACAACATACAGACGGATGTAAGGATTATTGTCCTGAGTCATGGAAAGTCGATCTTGCCTGTAAATGCTGTCTACACAAGCAAATTCGACGAGGCGTTAATGTCAAGCGAGACATCACTATCATCAGACGATTTGGAAGGATTATCGAATTATCTCAACCTGTGGACCCGCGCTACCGACATACCAACGGATATGTTAGAGTTCATTCAATCCAATTATGTCCATTCGAGGCGAAGTGGTCTTCagacaaatgaaaaagtacttTCTATTGAAATCAACTGCTCTCGTCTCTATGCAAAAAGTTTAGCCAGCAATTTGGTCTCGAGACAGCATTTTGAACAAGCATCCAGCTTAGTTGAACAATGGACAATTCCCTAA
- the rce1 gene encoding CAAX prenyl protease, whose amino-acid sequence MIHTFLVSTCYTCLYIGSLYIFAVGRPKPGLVRNNPNVVLARCIGVIIASFLSCFFTNWLCNINPLVSFDFKQTVKCLLHVGILFLGPLYQTIFIDKLYKDCIEYLFFEIRNLATWRNLVIGPLSEEVMFRCAMIPLFERANYSRKETILSAPFLFGFAHFHHSYELLLSYPGAYVIAMVQFLVQFFYTTLFGWYSTYVFLQTHSLWPTFLIHSFCNFMGLPVFYGRIGTTFQTTIYYTLLITGLFLFVITWNMFYS is encoded by the exons ATGATCCATACATTCCTTGTTTCTACCTGCTATACTTGTTTGTACATTGGATCCCTATACATCTTTGCAGTAGGAAGACCAAAGCCTGGTTTGGTTCGTAATAATCCAAATGTTGTTTTGGCACGATGCATTGGAGTAATCATTGCGTCTTTTCtatcttgtttctttacaaATTGGTTATGTAATATTAATCCCCTTGTTTCTTTCGATTTCAAACAGACTGTAAAATGCCTGTTGCATGTAGGAATCCTATTTTTGGGGCCATTATATCAGACGATCTTCATTGACAAATTGTACAAGGACTGTATAGAATatctattttttgaaattagGAATTTAGCGACTTGGCGGAACCTAGTTATT GGGCCTCTATCAGAAGAGGTAATGTTTCGCTGTGCCATGATTCCTTTATTTGAAAGAGCAAACTACTCTCGGAAAGAAACCATCCTCTCGGCGCCCTTTCTCTTCGGGTTTGCTCACTTTCATCATTCCTACGAACTTTTGCTGAGTTACCCGGGAGCATATGTGATTGCAATGGTACAATTCCTAGTGCAATTCTTCTACACAACATTATTTGGATGGTATAGCACGTATGTATTTCTACAGACTCATAGCTTATGGCCTACATTTCTAATTCACTCTTTTTGCAACTTTATGGGATTGCCCGTATTTTACGGAAGAATTGGAACAACTTTTCAGACGACTATCTACTATACTCTACTAATCACCGgcctctttctttttgtcatTACCTGGAATATGTTTTATTCGTAA
- the rpc19 gene encoding DNA-directed RNA polymerase I and III subunit Rpc19 — MAAMTDVTDPTSVAMELGSEKITILPGHSADFTSVTFQILKEDHTLGNSLRYMIMKNPEVEFCGYSIPHPSEAKMNLRIQTLPSTTAVEALKKGLDDLMDLCDVVTDSFNKELQNKDQSMQIDA, encoded by the exons ATGGCAGCAATGACAGATGTTACAGACCCTACCTCCGTTGCTATGGAGTTGGGTAGCGAAAAAATCACAATT TTGCCTGGCCATTCTGCAGATTTTACGTCTGTCACATTCcaaattttaaaagaagatcATACTTTGGGAAACTCCCTTCGTTATATGATCATGAAAAA tCCTGAGGTCGAATTCTGTGGTTATTCGATCCCTCATCCCTCAGAAGCCAAGATGAATCTTCGAATCCAGACACTTC CCAGCACAACGGCAGTTGAAGCACTCAAGAAGGGATTGGATGATTTGATGGATCTTTGCGATGTTGTTACAGACTCTTTCAATAAGGAGCTTCAGAACAAGGATCAATCTATGCAGATTGACGCTTAA
- the rfc4 gene encoding DNA replication factor C complex subunit Rfc4: protein MGDSVMSTSSATKNAVRYELPWVEKYRPVVLDDVVGNEETVDRLKVIAEDGNMPHLIISGMPGIGKTTSIICLANMLLGSACREGILELNASDERGIDVVRNKIKGFAQKKVILPPGRHKIIILDEADSMTAGAQQALRRTMEIYSNTTRFALACNQSNKIIEPIQSRCAILRYSRLTEQQVLQRLLEICKLENVTYTDDGMAALIMTAEGDMRQAVNNLQSTVSGFDLVNGENVFRVADQPSPVAIYAILQACHSGDIDTALAKLKDVWGLGYSAVDIVTNMFRVVKTMNEIPEFSRLEMLKEIGTTHMIVLEGVQTLLQLSALVCRLAKSQMNQQAFVI, encoded by the exons ATGGGTGATTCAGTTATGTCTACTTCTTCAGCAACAAAAAATGCGGTACGATATGAATTACCTTG GGTTGAGAAGTATAGACCGGTAGTACTTGATGATGTGGttggaaatgaagaaacaGTCGATCGTTTAAAAGTGATAGCTGAAGATGGCAATATGCCTCATCTGATTATTTCG GGAATGCCAGGAATCGGTAAAACTACTTCCATCATCTGCTTGGCAAATATGCTCTTGGGTTCAGCCTGTCGAGAGGGAATACTAGAACTTAATGCATCGGATGAGAGAGGTATAGACGTTGttagaaacaaaataaaaggattTGCCCAGAAAAAGGTGATTCTTCCGCCAGGTCGTCACAAAATAATCATCCTCGATGAAGCAGATAGTATGACGGCAGGCGCACAGCAAGCTTTACGAAGAACAATGGAGATTTATAGCAACACGACAAGATTTGCTCTAGCCTGCAATCAATCCAACAAAATTATTGAGCCCATCCAATCTCGTTGTGCTATTTTGAGATACTCGAGGTTAACAGAACAACAAGTCTTGCAGCGTTTGCTTGAAATATGTAAATTGGAAAATGTAACATATACGGATGATGGTATGGCCGCTCTTATTATGACTGCAGAAGGTGATATGCGACAGGCCGTCAACAATTTACAAAGCACAGTGTCGGGCTTCGACTTAGTCAACGGGGAAAATGTCTTTCGGGTGGCAGACCAGCCGTCTCCTGTAGCCATCTATGCGATTCTTCAAGCTTGTCATTCTGGCGACATCGATACGGCTTTGGCAAAGCTGAAAGACGTATGGGGCCTTGGCTACAGTGCAGTGGACATCGTCACAAACATGTTTCGTGTTGTGAAAACAATGAATGAGATACCAGAATTTAGTCGGTTGGAAATGCTTAAGGAAATTGGAACTACGCATATGATTGTTTTGGAAGGAGTACAGACATTGCTTCAATTGAGTGCGCTTGTCTGTCGTCTAGCCAAATCACAAATGAATCAACAGGCATTTGTGatataa